A stretch of DNA from Tissierella sp.:
ACAGAGGCATTTACAGCTATAGATGTAAATACAGGTAAGTTTATTGGCACCAGCTCTTTAGGAGATACAATATTGAAAACCAATATAGAGGCTACTGAAGAAATAGCAAGACAAATAAGATTAAGGGATATTGGTGGAATAATAATAGTAGATTTTATCGATATGAAAAATAATGATGATATATCTTTGGTTTTATCAACTTTAAAAAGATGTCTAAGGAAAGATAGAATAAAAACAAATATCATTGATATTACCAAGCTTGGTTTGGTAGAATTAACAAGAAAGAAAATTAGAAGATCATTATCAACTGATTTTTATATAAAATGTCCTAGCTGTGAAGGGAAAGGTAGTATTTTAAATATTAAGAAGTAAATTATTTGGTATTGACAACTACATCTATATTTGGTAAGATATTTGGGTGTAGAGCCGCTCAATCTGGGTTTTAAGCCTTAATGGCACCCTGTATTGGCGAGACTGGGTTAGAGGAGGTGCAATGTAATATGTACGCTGTAATAGAAACTGGTGGTAAACAATATAGAGTGCAACAAGGTGATGTAGTTTTCGTAGAAAAACTAGATGTAGAAGAAGGATCAAATGTAAGCTTTGACAAAGTTTTAATTATGTCAAAGGAAGGCAATTTGGTTGCTGGTAAACCTTATGTTGATGGTGCTAAAGTTGAAGCTGTAGTATTGGAACAAGGAAAAGCTAAAAAAATCATTGTTTTCAAATATAAAGCTAAGAAGAACATTAGAAAGAAACAAGGACATCGTCAACCATATACTAAGGTGAGAATTGAGAATATTGTAGGATAATTATAATGATTATAGCTAAGATATATAAAGACAAAAATAATTATATCAAGAAATATACAATAAAAGGACATGCAAAATATGATGAACATGGTAAGGACATCATATGTGCTGCAATATCTGTGTTGTCGCAGACAGCTTTACTTTCATTAGTAGAAGTTTGCTGCTTAGATGAAAGAGATATTAAATATTCAATTGATGAAAAAACAGGATTTCTTGATGTAAATTTACCGAAGAATATTGAAATTTCCATATTAGAAAAAACACAAATAGTATTGAATTCTTTAGTAGTAGGTATAAATTCTGTGATAGAAAGTTACCCGCAGTATGTAACTCTCGAATATAGGGAGGTGTAATTGATGATTAGATTAAATTTACAGTTATTTGCTTCTAAAAAAGGAGTAGGTAGTTCCAGAAATGGTAGAGATAGTGAAGCTAAAAGACTAGGTGTTAAAAGAGGAGACGGACAATTCGTTTTAGCTGGAAACATTCTAGTTAGACAAAGAGGAACAAAAATACACCCTGGAAACAATGTAGGTAAAGGAAGCGATGATACTTTATTTGCAACAGTTGATGGTGTTGTTAAATTTGAAAGAAAAGGCAGAGACAAAAAACAAGTTAGTGTTTACTCTGTAGAAGAAGAATTAGCATAGACTATAGGCTTACCATTATGGTAAGCCTATACTTTTTTCACATATAGATTTAAATATATTCCAATTCTGTATTTATCATGTATAGTATAAAAATCTAATATTTGAATAAAATAAATGAGATAATAGATAGTGATTGACAGGTAAAATAGAATTGATATAATAAATTTATTGGAGTATTAAGTTGGTAATTGGGAAAGTAAAAAATGAGGATGATGACAATGTTTATTGATGTAGCGAAGATATCAGTGAAAGCTGGTAAAGGTGGAGATGGCTCTGTATCTTGGAGAAGAGAAAAGTTTGAACCTGCAGGGGGACCATATGGTGGAGATGGTGGTAATGGAGGAAGTATAGTACTAAAGGCTGATGAGGGTATCAGAACTTTAATGGACTTTAGATATAAGCGTTCATATGTAGGAGAACATGGCGAAGACGGAAGATCTAAAAAACAGTATGGTAAGGCAGGACAAGATATTGTCTTAAAGGTACCAGTTGGAACCTTAGTGAAGGATGAAGCTACTGGCGGTGTAATTGTAGATCTAAAAGAAAAAGACCAATCCTTTATAATAGCCAGAGGAGGTAGAGGAGGTCGTGGCAATGCTAAATTTGCTACACCTACTAGACAAGCACCAGCTTTTGCTGAGCCAGGTACAAAAGGTCAAGAAAGAAATATTGTTTTAGAATTAAAGCTTCTTGCTGATGTAGGATTAATAGGATTTCCTAATGTAGGAAAATCAACTATATTATCTACTGTATCAGCTGCAAAGCCAAAGATTGCTAATTATCACTTTACTACATTAAGGCCAAATCTTGGAGTGGTTAGGGTGGCTGAAGAGAAATCCTTTGTAATAGCAGATATTCCTGGATTAATAGAGGGAGCTCACCAAGGTGCAGGACTTGGACATGATTTTCTTAAGCATATTGAAAGGACTAGAGTACTTGTCCATGTTTTAGATATATCAGGTAGTGAAGATAGAGACCCTGTAGAAGATTTTTACAAGATTAATGAAGAATTAAGTCAATACAATTTAAAGTTAGGTGAGAAGGCGCAGATAATTGTTGCTAACAAGATGGATATCCCTGGAGCTGAGGAAGGATTAGCTAGGATAAAAGCTGAGTTTGAACCTAAAGGTTATAAGATATACCAAGTTTCAGCTGCAACTTTAGAAGGTATTGAAAATCTAAAATATGGAATATGGGAACTACTTAATAACACAGAAATTGATTATGAAACCTTTGATGATCATTTTGTCCATGTAGAGGAAAGCACTGAAGATTCCATAATTGTTAGACGAGAAAATGAAGATTATGTTGTAGAAGGTGAGTTTGTAGAAAGGCTTTTAAATTCAACATTTTTTGATGATGTAGATTCATTAAGATATTTCCAAGATATGCTTAGAAAGAAGGGTATCATAGATAAACTGAAAGAACTAGGTATTCAGGAATATGATAATGTTATTATATGTGGTTATGAATTTGAATTCTTTGATTAATGGAGGTTAAGTACTAAAATGGACTGCTTAAGTTGTGATAACTGTAAAGTAAATCAACCAACATATTATTGTCTAGCTAAAGATGAGGTAGTAATAAATGAAAATTATGTACCTGAAGAAAGATCACGAACTGGTTGGAAGAAAGGTTCTACAGATTACGAAAAGCATAGAAGGTCATTGAAGAAAGAAATAGAAGTTTAGTAAGGGGTGTGAAAAATGCTAACTGGAAAACAAAGAGCATTTCTAAAAGGTAAAGCTAATACAATAGATCCAATTTTTCAATTGGGAAAGAATGGAGTAACTAAGGGCTTCATTAAACAAGTGGAAGATGCATTAGAGACTAGAGAAATAGTTAAGATTAAGGTATTGAATAATAGCATGTTAGATGCTACAGATGTGGCTAATGAAATTGCTGAAGAAATAGATGCAGAATTTGTGCAAAGTATTGGAAGCAAATTTGTCTTATACAAAGAATCTAAAGAAAACAAAAAGATTGAACTACCATAATAAGGTAATTTAAACTTCAGAATTGAATATTTCTGAAGTTTAATTGTTAAATAAGGGAGAGAAAACAAATCATGAAAATTGGAGTAATAGGTGGAACTTTTGATCCAATTCACAATGGACATTTAATAATTGCAGAATATGCTAGAACTTCCTTAAGATTTGATAAAGTAATATTTATGCCCTCAGGAATACATCCATTTAAGGATAATAAAGGAATATCAGAATCTAATCTGCGAATAGATATGATTTTATTAGCCATAGAGAGCAATAAATATTTTGAAGTATCATCACTGGATATTGACAGGGTTGGAACTACTTATACTATAGATACTATAATTGAGTTGAAAGACAAATATAAAGATGATGAATTATATTTTATTTTTGGGTCTGATATAATTTTTGAAATTGATAAGTGGAAAGATATAGAAAAGCTTAGTACTTTGTGCAAGTTTGTTTTACTTAGTAGACCTGGAAAAAATGAAGAAGAAATTAATAAAAGAATTGAATCCTTAAAGTTCTCATATAATATTCATATAGAGAAAGTTAATTCTCCGATGATAGAGATTTCTTCTACAGAAATTAGAAACAGAATTAAGAATAAGTTAAGTATAAAGTATTTAGTACCAGAGACTTTAGAAAAATATATTTTAGATCATAATTTATATAGCTAGGGGAGTATTGATGTATATAAACTGGGAAAACAAATTGATTGAGACTATTGGTGAAAACAGATATTCTCATTCATTAAGAGTGATGGAAACTGCAGTAAAGTTAGCAATGACATATAATGTAGATTTAGAGAAAACAAGAATTGCAGGAATTTTGCATGATTGTGGTAAGATAAGAAATGAAACATATTTGTTGAAAAGAACTGATGACTTTGGTATAATTCTAGATAAATCTATGGAGTATAATCATGAGTTAATACATGGACCTCTTGGGGCTGAAATAGCAAAAGTAGAATATGGAATAGAAGACATAGAAATACTAGATGCTATTTATTATCATACTACAGGTAGAGAGAATATGAGTACCCTTGATAAAATAATTTATATTGCTGATTATATAGAACCAAAGAGGAATTTTGAGGGTGTGGAAAAAGTCAGAGATATGGCATTTTCAGATATAAATCAAAGCATTATTATGGCCATGGAAAAAACTATCAGTTTTTTAATTAAAAATAATAAACTTATTCATCCCAATACCATAAAGGCGAGAAATTATTTGATAATAGAATCAAATAAATATTAAAGGAGGCGAATTAATGCTGGAATTAGAAAACAAACTATCTATAATAACTAAAGCTTGCGAAGATAAAAAGGGTATAGACATAAAAGTCTTAAACATAGGAAAGTTAACACCAATTGCAGATTATTTTGTAATAGTAAGTGGTAACTCATCATCTCAGGTTCAAGCAATAGCTGATGAAGTAGAGAGTAAAGTCCTTGAAGCAGGAAATGAAGAAGAAGTATCCAAAGAAGGATATCGAAATGGTAGATGGATACTGTTAGACTTTAATGATATAATTGTTCACGTTTTCCATAAAGAAGATAGAGACTTTTATAATCTTGAAAGACTTTGGTCTGATAATGGAGAAAGAGATAAATTAGTATAAGGGAGGAAATAAAATGGCATTAAGGTTTTTATCAACAGAGAAGGCACCATCAGCAGTTGGTCCATATTCACAAGGAGTAAAGGCAGATAATATAATTTTCTCATCTGGCCAATTACCAATAGACCCTACTACAGGAGAATTATCTAAGGGTGATATACAAAAAGAGACTAGATTATGTTTAGAAAATGTAAAAGCAGTTCTAGAAGCAGGTCATGCTTCTATAGAAAATATAATAAAAGTAACAGTTTTTGTAAAGGATATGAACAATTTTTCTACAATCAATGAAGCATATGCAGAATTCTTTGGAGATCATAAACCTGCTAGATCTTTAGTAGAAGTAGCAAGACTACCAAAGGATGCAGACATAGAAATAGAAGCAATAGCAATCATATAATAATAAAACCTAGTTCAAAATCGAACTAGGTTTTTTAGTATCAATATAAAAGTAAAAAGATTTTAGGCTCTATATAAACTAGATCTTCTACGTCTTCGTACTTTTTTTCGTTTACTAAGTACTGAAATTCTAGCTAATATCAACATTAGGAAAACAATAAGATACCATTTACTAATTAGTTTTTCTAATAAACTTGGTTCTGTTATTTTATTAACTTCCATAGTAGAGATGATATGGGATTCAGCAATGACTTTATCCTTTAATAAATATTGAACTTTGCCTATTACTTGGTCTTCGGATATAGGAGCTTCTAAAGGCTCTTCTATAATTATCCTTTGCACAATCTTTTCGTTATCATTCTTATTTATAATATAGAAAGAATTAGTTTTTGTAATACCTGCTACAAATGGTATAAGACCATTTTCCACATTAAAGTTATCAATGAATTTATTGGCGAAACCAACTTGTACTTTTTCAAAATTATTTACTCCATAATTCAAAAGCTTGTGAATGTCAGAGTAAATATTATTTCCATTGGATTTTAATACTACGGCAATAAGATTATGACCATCTTTTTCGAAAGATGTTACAAGACATTGCTGAGCTGCTACAGTATATCCAGTTTTTACTCCATTTACTCCATCGTATTTAATGGGAGTAGCTACACCATCTACATCAACCTTTGCAGTGCTATATAGTAGCTTATTACCTGACTTTAAATATCTAGGCTCAGTTTTCTTATTTGTCACTGGTATTGTATATGTATAATTATTTACAATTGATCTAAATATATCGTTTTCCATTGCATATTTAGCCATTAATCCTAGGTCATATGGAGTGGTTACATGATTTTCATCAGGTAATCCATTAGGATTAAGAAAATTGGTATTCAGTGCACCAATTGATTTAGCTTTTTCGTTCATAAGTTTAGAGAATCCATCAATACTACCAGCTACATGCTTTGCAATAGCTAGAGCAGCATCATTTGCAGATTCTATTAACAATGCATTTAGCAATTCTTCCAAAGTTAGTTGTTCTCCAGGTTCTAAAGCTATGTGAGTTCCATCAGTTAAATTCACAACTTCTTGATCTATAGTTACTATATCATCCATTTTTCCAAGTTCAATTGCAAGTATTGCCGTCATTATCTTCGTAGTACTTGCAGGATATAACTTTATATGAGCGTTCTTTTCATATAAAATGTCCATGGTATCAACATCAATTAAAACAGCTCCTTCTCCTGATAAGGATAATTCTCCAGCATAGGAAAAAGAATATGTACTAAATAGTAATATAAAAACAAGTAAAATCAAAGTCTTTTTCAAAAATAATACCCCCTTAATCTAATATATAAAATTATAACAGATATCAGCTAAATAATTAAGTATAAATAGGAAAAAATATTTCAAGGAAAAAGAAGGAAAAAATATAATTAAGTCGAATAATAAGATATAAGAATATATTATAGGGGGTTTATTCATGGGTTCCTTTACAAAAAGAGAGCAAATAGGTATACTAGTAATTGTTTTGATAATTATATTTACTTTAGGTTTCAAATTTGTAATCAAGGATATAATTAAACCAAGGAACGAAAATATAGATATTATAAAGGATTTAGAGATAATATCTTCGGAATCCGATGAAAAACCTGATATAATATATGAGGAAGATAAAATTATTATGGTGCACATAAGTGGACAAGTATATAATCCTGGAATAATAGAGCTTGAATTAGGAAAGCGAGTAACAGATGCGGTGGAATTAGCTGGGGGATTGAAAAAAGAAGCAGACTTAGATAGAATCAATTTAGCAAAGAAATTAGTAGATGAAGAAAAAATATATATCCCTAAAATTGGTGAAGAAATATCGGTTGATCTATCCATTACAACAATAAGCAATGATACTACTAGTACAGGAAAAGTTAATATAAATACATGTAGCAAAGCAGAGTTAGTTAATTTACCTGGTATAGGTGATGTTATAGCTGATAGAATCATTGAATATAGGCTAACTAATAAATTTAGCACTATAGAAGATATTAAAAATGTATCAGGTTTAGGAGATAAAAAATTTGAAGGCATAAAGGAGTTAATAATAGTTAAATAAAGAGGTGTAGCAGATGGAAAAAAAATTAACACAATTGACTAAAAGTTCAGGATGAGCAGCTAAAATCGGTCCCGATATATTGGCACAAGTTTTGTGTCATTTACCAAAATCCTATGATGAAAACTTATTAGTAGGTCTAGAGACTTCTGATGATGCTGCTGTATATAAAATAAATGATGATATAGCAATGATTCAAACATTAGATTTTTTCACTCCAGTAGTAGATGATCCGTATACATTTGGACAAATAGCTGCAGCTAATTCCTTATCTGATGTCTATGCAATGGGTGGAGAACCTAAATTGGCTATGAATATAGTCTGCTTTCCCAATTGTCTAAATCCTAGTGTATTAACAGAGATACTAAAGGGTGGATATGATAAAGTCAAGGAAGCAGGAGCTATAACTGTAGGAGGTCATACTGTAGAGGATGACGAGCCTAAATATGGGCTTTCTGTAACTGGATTTGTACATCCAGATAAGGTATTAATAAATAGCAATGCTAAGCCTGGAGATGTGTTGATTCTAACTAAACCTTTAGGGCTTGGAATAATAAACACAGCTATAAAAGGGGAAATTGCAGACAAGGCTACCTATGATGAGACAGTATTTGTTATGTCTACATTAAATAAGTATGCTAAGGAGGCCATGGACCGCGTAGGAGGCATTAATAGCCTTACAGACATTACAGGGTTTGGTTTATTAGGTCATGCCTTAGAAATGGCCACAGGCAGTTCTGTGACTATCAAGATTAATCATAAGAGTATTCCAATAATAACTAATGCTTTAGAATATGCTGAAATGGGATTAGTCCCTGCAGGAGCATATGCAAATAGAGGACATATAGGAGAAAATGTTATATTCAATGAAGATGTACCACAGAGTGTTGAAGATATATTATTTGACCCACAAACTTCAGGAGGGTTATTAATATCAATTCCAAGGGAAAAAGCAGAACTACTGCTTGAAGAATTAAAATCCACACCTACAAAGTTTGCTTTAGTAGGAGAAGTAATAGAAAAACAAGAACATTATATAATAGTTGAATAAAAGATAAGGAAGGGATCTTATGGCAGAGAAGAATCTATTTACTTTAATACCTAAAGTAGATGAAATATTAGAGAGAGATAATACAAAAGAATTATTAAAATATATACCTAGGAAGACAGTGCTAGATTCCATTAGAATAGAAATAGAAGTAATAAGAAGCCAAATCAAATCAAAGGATATATCAGAGGAAGATATATTAAAAGAAATAGAAGATATAGATGTAAAAATTCAAAAGAGAGCAGAAGAAAAGAACTCATATAAATTAAAAAGAGTTATTAATGCTACAGGAGTAGTTATTCATACTAATTTAGGTAGGTCTTTGATAAATGAAAAAATAATGGATAATGTAAAAGAGATAGCCATTAACTATTCAAATTTAGAGTATGATTTAGAAACAGGAAATAGAGGTTCTAGATATAGTCATCTAGAAGAAATAATAACAGAAATTACAGGTGGAGAAGCATCAATGGTTGTGAATAACAATGCAGCTGCAGTAATACTGGTACTTAGTACTCTAGCAAAGAATAAAGAAGTAATAGTATCTCGCGGAGAGCTAATTGAAATTGGTGGTTCTTTTAGAATACCTGATGTAATGGAAGAAAGTGGCGCACATCTAGTATCAGTAGGTACGACGAACAAGACCCATTTATGGGATTTTGAAAACGCAATCAACGAAAACACAGGAGCTCTACTAAAGGTTCATACAAGTAATTATAGAATATTAGGTTTTACATCAAATGTTGATTCTGAAGAATTGTTTGAATTAAAGGATAAATACAATATTCCACTGGTTGAAGACTTAGGTAGTGGGGTATTGATTGATTTATCTAAATATGGCATTGAATATGAGCCTACAGTTCAAGAATCCCTTAGAAAAGGTGTTGATATTATCACCTTTAGTGGAGATAAACTTTTAGGAGGTCCACAAGTAGGGATTATTGTAGGAAAAAAAGAATATATTCAAGCTATGAAAAAGAATCCATTAACTAGAGCATTTAGAGTAGATAAATTTACAATATCAGCCTTGGAGGCAACATTGAGATATTATCTTGATGAAGGAGTAGCTGCTAAAGAGATTCCTACATTGGCTATGCTATCCATGAGCCTAGAGGAAATAGAAAAAAAAGCAGAAGAATTAAAGATACAAATTCATAAGAAGATATCAGATGATAATTTATTGATTAATATAGAAGATAATTTTTCAGAAGTTGGTGGAGGTTCACTTCCCTTAGAGAAATTGCCAACAAAATGTATAGTGTTAACTCTAAACAACTATAGCACTCAAGAATTTGAAAACAATTTACGAAAATTTCATATACCAATCATCACAAGATTATATAAGGATAGGGTTTACTTAGACCTAAGAACTATTAAGAATGAAGAATTTAATATTGTTGTAGAAGGCTTACACTTTGCTTTAAATAAGGTTAAAGGAGCAAACTAGATGAAACATGTAATTATTGGGACAGCAGGCCATATAGATCATGGCAAAACAACTTTAATTAGAGCTATTACCGGAAGAAATACTGATAGATTGAAAGAGGAGCAGGAAAGAGGAATATCAATAGAATTGGGGTTTACTTACTTTGATTTACCTTCTGGACAGAGAGCTGGAATAATTGATGTACCAGGACATGAAAAATTTATAAAAAATATGCTTGCAGGAGTAATGGGTATAGATATTGTGTTGTTAGTTGTGGCAGCAGATGAAGGTATTATGCCTCAGACATCAGAGCATATATCTATACTAGATTTGCTAGGCATAAAAAAAGGATTTATTGTTCTTACGAAATCAGATTTAGTAGACGACGAATGGATTGATATGGTAGAAGAGGAAGTAAGGGATGAAGTAAAAGGAACTTTCCTTGAAAATTCTCCGATTGTAAGAGCATCTTCTACTACTAAGGTTGGTATAGATGCTATAATTAACCTTATAGATACAATAACTCAAGATTTAGAAGACAAGAATGTATATGATATGCCTAGACTTCCAGTAGATAGAGTATTTACAATATCAGGATTTGGCACTGTAGCTACAGGAACTTTGTTATCTGGGAAACTAAATATAGGTGATGAGGTACAAATATTTCCCGGGGAAAAGACAGCAAGAATTCGGACACTGCAAGTCCACGATAAAGACGCATCAGTTGCTTATGGTGGGCAAAGAGTTGCAATAAATTTAGCAGGACTAAAAAAAGATGATATAGATAGAGGAAGTACTATTGCACCAGTTAATTCTATGAGTGATACAATGATGCTTGATGTAAAGATTAAGCTTATTAAAAATATGAACAAAACCGTTGATAATAGAACTAGATTAAGATTATATATTGGAACTAAGGAAGTACTGTGTCGCATTGTATTGCTTGATAAAGAAGATTTGGGACCTGGTGAAGAAGCCTATGCGCAGCTTAGACTAGAAGAAGAAGTGGTAGCTAAAAGAGGGGATAGATTTATTATAAGATTTTATTCTCCCATGTTTACAATTGGTGGTGGAGAGATATTAGAACCAAATCCAAAGAAGAAAAAGAGATTTGATGATAACGCCATAAAAGAACTTGAAATAAAGGAAATGGGATCATCCACTGATATTATAGAAAAAATTATAGAGGATAAATCTAAAGATTTTCCTACACTAAAGGAAATAGCTGTATTTACTTCAATGCTTGAGGATAATATAAAAGAAGAAGTGAACAAACTACAGGAAAATGAGAAAGTAATACTATTTACATTAACAAAAGATTTATATATTATTCATATCAAATATATTAATAATATTAGAGATAAGATAGTAGATGATTTAAAGGATTTTCATTCAAAATACCCATTAAGAGAAGGTAAACCTAAGGAAGAAATTAGAAGCAAATTTTTAAACAAGGCAAAGCCAAAGGTAGCTGA
This window harbors:
- the rplU gene encoding 50S ribosomal protein L21, with product MYAVIETGGKQYRVQQGDVVFVEKLDVEEGSNVSFDKVLIMSKEGNLVAGKPYVDGAKVEAVVLEQGKAKKIIVFKYKAKKNIRKKQGHRQPYTKVRIENIVG
- a CDS encoding ribosomal-processing cysteine protease Prp; protein product: MIIAKIYKDKNNYIKKYTIKGHAKYDEHGKDIICAAISVLSQTALLSLVEVCCLDERDIKYSIDEKTGFLDVNLPKNIEISILEKTQIVLNSLVVGINSVIESYPQYVTLEYREV
- the rpmA gene encoding 50S ribosomal protein L27, translated to MIRLNLQLFASKKGVGSSRNGRDSEAKRLGVKRGDGQFVLAGNILVRQRGTKIHPGNNVGKGSDDTLFATVDGVVKFERKGRDKKQVSVYSVEEELA
- the obgE gene encoding GTPase ObgE, which gives rise to MFIDVAKISVKAGKGGDGSVSWRREKFEPAGGPYGGDGGNGGSIVLKADEGIRTLMDFRYKRSYVGEHGEDGRSKKQYGKAGQDIVLKVPVGTLVKDEATGGVIVDLKEKDQSFIIARGGRGGRGNAKFATPTRQAPAFAEPGTKGQERNIVLELKLLADVGLIGFPNVGKSTILSTVSAAKPKIANYHFTTLRPNLGVVRVAEEKSFVIADIPGLIEGAHQGAGLGHDFLKHIERTRVLVHVLDISGSEDRDPVEDFYKINEELSQYNLKLGEKAQIIVANKMDIPGAEEGLARIKAEFEPKGYKIYQVSAATLEGIENLKYGIWELLNNTEIDYETFDDHFVHVEESTEDSIIVRRENEDYVVEGEFVERLLNSTFFDDVDSLRYFQDMLRKKGIIDKLKELGIQEYDNVIICGYEFEFFD
- the yhbY gene encoding ribosome assembly RNA-binding protein YhbY, coding for MLTGKQRAFLKGKANTIDPIFQLGKNGVTKGFIKQVEDALETREIVKIKVLNNSMLDATDVANEIAEEIDAEFVQSIGSKFVLYKESKENKKIELP
- the nadD gene encoding nicotinate-nucleotide adenylyltransferase translates to MKIGVIGGTFDPIHNGHLIIAEYARTSLRFDKVIFMPSGIHPFKDNKGISESNLRIDMILLAIESNKYFEVSSLDIDRVGTTYTIDTIIELKDKYKDDELYFIFGSDIIFEIDKWKDIEKLSTLCKFVLLSRPGKNEEEINKRIESLKFSYNIHIEKVNSPMIEISSTEIRNRIKNKLSIKYLVPETLEKYILDHNLYS
- the yqeK gene encoding bis(5'-nucleosyl)-tetraphosphatase (symmetrical) YqeK, which encodes MYINWENKLIETIGENRYSHSLRVMETAVKLAMTYNVDLEKTRIAGILHDCGKIRNETYLLKRTDDFGIILDKSMEYNHELIHGPLGAEIAKVEYGIEDIEILDAIYYHTTGRENMSTLDKIIYIADYIEPKRNFEGVEKVRDMAFSDINQSIIMAMEKTISFLIKNNKLIHPNTIKARNYLIIESNKY
- the rsfS gene encoding ribosome silencing factor, producing MELENKLSIITKACEDKKGIDIKVLNIGKLTPIADYFVIVSGNSSSQVQAIADEVESKVLEAGNEEEVSKEGYRNGRWILLDFNDIIVHVFHKEDRDFYNLERLWSDNGERDKLV
- a CDS encoding RidA family protein: MALRFLSTEKAPSAVGPYSQGVKADNIIFSSGQLPIDPTTGELSKGDIQKETRLCLENVKAVLEAGHASIENIIKVTVFVKDMNNFSTINEAYAEFFGDHKPARSLVEVARLPKDADIEIEAIAII
- a CDS encoding D-alanyl-D-alanine carboxypeptidase family protein, with product MKKTLILLVFILLFSTYSFSYAGELSLSGEGAVLIDVDTMDILYEKNAHIKLYPASTTKIMTAILAIELGKMDDIVTIDQEVVNLTDGTHIALEPGEQLTLEELLNALLIESANDAALAIAKHVAGSIDGFSKLMNEKAKSIGALNTNFLNPNGLPDENHVTTPYDLGLMAKYAMENDIFRSIVNNYTYTIPVTNKKTEPRYLKSGNKLLYSTAKVDVDGVATPIKYDGVNGVKTGYTVAAQQCLVTSFEKDGHNLIAVVLKSNGNNIYSDIHKLLNYGVNNFEKVQVGFANKFIDNFNVENGLIPFVAGITKTNSFYIINKNDNEKIVQRIIIEEPLEAPISEDQVIGKVQYLLKDKVIAESHIISTMEVNKITEPSLLEKLISKWYLIVFLMLILARISVLSKRKKVRRRRRSSLYRA
- a CDS encoding helix-hairpin-helix domain-containing protein; protein product: MGSFTKREQIGILVIVLIIIFTLGFKFVIKDIIKPRNENIDIIKDLEIISSESDEKPDIIYEEDKIIMVHISGQVYNPGIIELELGKRVTDAVELAGGLKKEADLDRINLAKKLVDEEKIYIPKIGEEISVDLSITTISNDTTSTGKVNINTCSKAELVNLPGIGDVIADRIIEYRLTNKFSTIEDIKNVSGLGDKKFEGIKELIIVK
- the selD gene encoding selenide, water dikinase SelD codes for the protein MEKKLTQLTKSSGUAAKIGPDILAQVLCHLPKSYDENLLVGLETSDDAAVYKINDDIAMIQTLDFFTPVVDDPYTFGQIAAANSLSDVYAMGGEPKLAMNIVCFPNCLNPSVLTEILKGGYDKVKEAGAITVGGHTVEDDEPKYGLSVTGFVHPDKVLINSNAKPGDVLILTKPLGLGIINTAIKGEIADKATYDETVFVMSTLNKYAKEAMDRVGGINSLTDITGFGLLGHALEMATGSSVTIKINHKSIPIITNALEYAEMGLVPAGAYANRGHIGENVIFNEDVPQSVEDILFDPQTSGGLLISIPREKAELLLEELKSTPTKFALVGEVIEKQEHYIIVE
- the selA gene encoding L-seryl-tRNA(Sec) selenium transferase: MAEKNLFTLIPKVDEILERDNTKELLKYIPRKTVLDSIRIEIEVIRSQIKSKDISEEDILKEIEDIDVKIQKRAEEKNSYKLKRVINATGVVIHTNLGRSLINEKIMDNVKEIAINYSNLEYDLETGNRGSRYSHLEEIITEITGGEASMVVNNNAAAVILVLSTLAKNKEVIVSRGELIEIGGSFRIPDVMEESGAHLVSVGTTNKTHLWDFENAINENTGALLKVHTSNYRILGFTSNVDSEELFELKDKYNIPLVEDLGSGVLIDLSKYGIEYEPTVQESLRKGVDIITFSGDKLLGGPQVGIIVGKKEYIQAMKKNPLTRAFRVDKFTISALEATLRYYLDEGVAAKEIPTLAMLSMSLEEIEKKAEELKIQIHKKISDDNLLINIEDNFSEVGGGSLPLEKLPTKCIVLTLNNYSTQEFENNLRKFHIPIITRLYKDRVYLDLRTIKNEEFNIVVEGLHFALNKVKGAN
- the selB gene encoding selenocysteine-specific translation elongation factor: MKHVIIGTAGHIDHGKTTLIRAITGRNTDRLKEEQERGISIELGFTYFDLPSGQRAGIIDVPGHEKFIKNMLAGVMGIDIVLLVVAADEGIMPQTSEHISILDLLGIKKGFIVLTKSDLVDDEWIDMVEEEVRDEVKGTFLENSPIVRASSTTKVGIDAIINLIDTITQDLEDKNVYDMPRLPVDRVFTISGFGTVATGTLLSGKLNIGDEVQIFPGEKTARIRTLQVHDKDASVAYGGQRVAINLAGLKKDDIDRGSTIAPVNSMSDTMMLDVKIKLIKNMNKTVDNRTRLRLYIGTKEVLCRIVLLDKEDLGPGEEAYAQLRLEEEVVAKRGDRFIIRFYSPMFTIGGGEILEPNPKKKKRFDDNAIKELEIKEMGSSTDIIEKIIEDKSKDFPTLKEIAVFTSMLEDNIKEEVNKLQENEKVILFTLTKDLYIIHIKYINNIRDKIVDDLKDFHSKYPLREGKPKEEIRSKFLNKAKPKVADKFIELLIENGYLEQKLENVMIKGFEIKMNEIQLKIKEDILDSFNKNPYQPPRREELEELIGKNKNEIDEVFVSLLNSGYLVKLNEDVYLSKDSYGLALVKLKEYIMSNKSISIGEYRDLLNTNRKVALGLLEYFDLIKITKRDKDIRVLNK